TTTTGCTTTATTAATAGCATCTTCTACTGCTTGTTGAGCTGCATATGGAGTTGATTTTTTGCTTCCTTTGAAGCCTAAACCACCTGCGCTACTCCAAGCTATAGCATTTCCCATCTCATCAGTAACTGTTACCATGGTGTTGTTAAAAGTCGCACTTATATAAACGATGCCTTTAGCAATACTTTTTCTTACTACTTTCTTTTTAACTACTTTTCTTTTTGCCATCATCTATCCTTATTTTGTTGCAGCGCCAACAGTTTTACGCTTACCTTTTCTGGTTCTAGCGTTTGTTTTTGTCTTTTGACCACGAACAGGAAGACCCTTTCTATGGCGAAGACCTCTGTAGCTTCCAAGATCCATAAGTGCTTTTATGTCCATAGCAACACTTTTTCTAAGATCACCCTCAACCACGTGATGTTCTTGAATCTCTTTACGAATCGCCGCAGCCTCGTCTTCACTTAGCTCATGAACTCTTTTGTCATAAGAAATTTTTGTAGCATCAAGAATTTGTCTTGATTTATGAAGGCCAATACCATAAATGTAAGTTAGACCATACTCAATTCTCTTTTTCTTAGGTAAATCTACACCTGCAATACGAGCCATTCTTTATCCTTGTCTTTGTTTATGTTTTGGATTTTCGCAAATAATGCGAACTATACCTTTACGCTTGACAATTTTACATTTGTCACACATCTTCTTTACAGAAGGACGAACTTTCATCTCAGTCTCCTAAAAAATTTATTCCACTTTTTGGGGGCTGCATCAGGTTTAAAGAAGTTATTAAACCAACTATTTTCAAAACAAGTGGTAGCTTTGAAAATAATTCTTCATACAGCATTTGTTGCAAAGGGCTGATTTTAGCCAAATTTAGCTTTTAATTTACTTATGGCGATAAATTATTCTACCCTTATCAAGACTATACGGCGTGAGTTCCACTTTTACGCGATCTCCCGGCATTATCTTGATATAGTGCATTCTCATCTTACCTGCAATATGACATAAAATCACATGTTTATTGTCAAGCTCGACTTTAAAGGTTGCATTCGGCAGAGCCTCTATCACGTTGCCGTCAATCTCTATGACGTCGTCTTTTGCCACTATTTACCTCCTCTCATAAATTTTCAGTTGCAAGATCGCAACATAAATAACTTAAAATTTTAACTCACCACAAATTAAAATTTTACAATTCACAAATTTTGATTTGCAAATTGTAAAAACTTAGGCGATAAATTTACGCTTTGCTTAAAATTTCAGCTCTTCCGTTGATCACAGCTACACAATGTTCATAATGGCTAGTTCTCAAACCATCCTTGCTAGTTACCTTCCATTTGTCACTTCCGACAACCGGTGTTCCGTCTTTTTGGCATATCATAGGCTCTATACAAAAAACCATTCCGTTTTTGATCTTTGGTCCGGCTTTCGGGTTATTGCCTTCTAAATAGTTTGGTACTTCAGGCTCTTCGTGCGGGTGCTTGCCTATGCCGTGTCCGCAAAATCCTCTAAGCGGCACAAAGCCTCTTGCAAGGATAAATTTCTCAAGCTCATAACTAAGCTCTTTAAAATGCATGCCCTCTCTTATGATGTCAATCGCAAAATAAAGTGCGTCTTTAGAACAAGCTATTAGAGCCTCGTCCTCTTTTGAAATTTGCCCAACTGCAAAAGTTCGAGCAGAGTCGCCAAAAAATCCGTTTAAATTTGAGCCGATATCAACACCTACTATGTCGCCTTCTTTTAGAATCGTTTTATCAGGGATTCCGTGGATGACTACTTCGTTTAAACTTATGCAAGCGGCATTTGGAAAGCCATAAAGTCCTTTAAACGCAGGCTTTGCGCCGGCAGCGCATATCATATCATCGCAAATTTTATCAATCTCAAGAAGAGACATTCCAGGCTTTATAATACTCTCAACATAATCAAGAGTTTGAGCGACAATCTTATTTGCCGCTCTAAGCTTCTCAATTTCAGCCAGTTTTTTAAGCGAAATCGCCATTATAATCCCACCGCGCTTAGGGTTTGATATTTATTCATATAAATTTGAGCCTCAATTCTTCTCATTGTATCAAGCGCAACTGAAACAACGATCAAAACTGATGTTCCACCGAAATAAAACGGCACACCCATAAATTTAACTAAAACCCAAGGCAGAGTTGAGATAAGACCCAAGTATATCGCGCCGCTAAATGTTAAGCGTGAAGCAATCTCATTTAGATACCCTGCAGTTCCCTCGCCAGGCCTAATTCCAGGTATAAATCCTCCCTGTCTTTTTAAATTTTCGCTGATATCTTTTGCGTTAAATACGATTGAAGCGTAAAAATATGCAAAAAACACAACAAGCAAGAATGTTAAAAAGTTAAAAAAGTATCCGTTCGGATTTAAAAAGTCATTAATCGCCTGGATGTATTTGTTTGTGCTTGCCTGTAAAATCGTACTTGGAAACATCAATATAGCACTAGCAAAGATAGGCGGGATAACACCACTTAAATTTACTTTTATAGGGATGTAGTTCATTATACGCTTATTTTGGTTTTCCATTACAACTTTTCTGGAGTAAGAGACAGGGATACGTCTTTCGCCCATCTCAACAAAGATAACTATACCTACGGTTGCCAAAATAACAAGCAAAATTCCTATAACAACTAAGAAATTTAATTCGCCTGTATTTACAAGATTTACAGTCCCGCCAATAGCAGATGGGATTCCCGATACGATACCTGCAAAGATAATAAGACTTATACCGTTTCCTATTCCTCTTTGAGTTATCTGCTCGCCTATCCACATAAGCATCATAGTTCCTGCCAGCATTGAAGCTGCCGCAATAGCTATAAATAGATTCATATCCAGCATTATAGCCTGCTCACCACCTCTTCCGCTTAAGCCCTGAAGTCCGATACTAACACCGATTGCTTGAACTACTGTTATACCGATTGTGGCATAGCGAATGATCTGCATATACTTTTGCATACCGTCGCGATCTTTTTTCATCTTGCCTAAATTTGGGAATGTAGCAGCCAGAAGTTCCATAACAATGGAAGCCGTAATGTATGGCATAATACCAAGTGATATTATGCTTAATCTTTCAGCGGCCTTACCGCTAAACATATTAAATAATCCTAATGCATTAGAGCTGTTTGAATCAAAAAACTCTTTAATTACATCGGCATTAACGCCAGGAACTGGCACATAAGCCAGTATCCTGTAAGCAAACAAAAATGCCAACGTGATTAATATCTTGTTGGTCAATGTTTTATTCATTATGCACGTCCGCTAACGATAACGTTCTCGTCTTTTATCTTTGAAACAAGAGTTTTTGCGCTCGCTCCAATTAGTTTTATTTTTGTAACGCTTCTTGAAATTTTATGAACAGTAGCGATTGAAGCGATTGTAATTTC
This Campylobacter sp. RM16189 DNA region includes the following protein-coding sequences:
- the rpsM gene encoding 30S ribosomal protein S13, which encodes MARIAGVDLPKKKRIEYGLTYIYGIGLHKSRQILDATKISYDKRVHELSEDEAAAIRKEIQEHHVVEGDLRKSVAMDIKALMDLGSYRGLRHRKGLPVRGQKTKTNARTRKGKRKTVGAATK
- the rpsK gene encoding 30S ribosomal protein S11; protein product: MAKRKVVKKKVVRKSIAKGIVYISATFNNTMVTVTDEMGNAIAWSSAGGLGFKGSKKSTPYAAQQAVEDAINKAKEHGIKEVGIKVQGPGSGRETAVKSVGAIEGIKVTFLKDITPLAHNGCRPPKRRRV
- the rpmJ gene encoding 50S ribosomal protein L36, which translates into the protein MKVRPSVKKMCDKCKIVKRKGIVRIICENPKHKQRQG
- the secY gene encoding preprotein translocase subunit SecY, which encodes MNKTLTNKILITLAFLFAYRILAYVPVPGVNADVIKEFFDSNSSNALGLFNMFSGKAAERLSIISLGIMPYITASIVMELLAATFPNLGKMKKDRDGMQKYMQIIRYATIGITVVQAIGVSIGLQGLSGRGGEQAIMLDMNLFIAIAAASMLAGTMMLMWIGEQITQRGIGNGISLIIFAGIVSGIPSAIGGTVNLVNTGELNFLVVIGILLVILATVGIVIFVEMGERRIPVSYSRKVVMENQNKRIMNYIPIKVNLSGVIPPIFASAILMFPSTILQASTNKYIQAINDFLNPNGYFFNFLTFLLVVFFAYFYASIVFNAKDISENLKRQGGFIPGIRPGEGTAGYLNEIASRLTFSGAIYLGLISTLPWVLVKFMGVPFYFGGTSVLIVVSVALDTMRRIEAQIYMNKYQTLSAVGL
- the map gene encoding type I methionyl aminopeptidase — encoded protein: MAISLKKLAEIEKLRAANKIVAQTLDYVESIIKPGMSLLEIDKICDDMICAAGAKPAFKGLYGFPNAACISLNEVVIHGIPDKTILKEGDIVGVDIGSNLNGFFGDSARTFAVGQISKEDEALIACSKDALYFAIDIIREGMHFKELSYELEKFILARGFVPLRGFCGHGIGKHPHEEPEVPNYLEGNNPKAGPKIKNGMVFCIEPMICQKDGTPVVGSDKWKVTSKDGLRTSHYEHCVAVINGRAEILSKA
- the infA gene encoding translation initiation factor IF-1, translated to MAKDDVIEIDGNVIEALPNATFKVELDNKHVILCHIAGKMRMHYIKIMPGDRVKVELTPYSLDKGRIIYRHK